A stretch of Henckelia pumila isolate YLH828 chromosome 4, ASM3356847v2, whole genome shotgun sequence DNA encodes these proteins:
- the LOC140860605 gene encoding uncharacterized protein translates to MYEIGIIQDGLSFSDKDLENPRGAHNDALIISATISNFWVKKILVDSGSSADIIFHDAFVKLGISNAQLTPVNTPLVGFSGEIVEALGEVTFSLSLGSYPKRSTKMVKFLVVKSSSAYNVILGRPSLNIFQAIGSTYHMKLKFSTPGGVGEAIGDHRLARECHAVTLRGSSGKRKRQVSSEVRAPKPGKFLRENEIHLVDEEAESKERITATKTLKHVEIVPNDPKKTLKMGTELPPELEEKLKIFLGRNLDVFAWGDEPLPGIPHEYALHHLRVDPKMRPVKQKKRAFGPEKNRHIVAEVEKLLAAKYIRPVSYPDGLANFVLVPKPGGKWLLCIDFTDLNKACPKDPFPLPRIELLVDSTAGCELLTFLDSYQGYN, encoded by the coding sequence ATGTATGAAATTGGAATTATCCAAGATGGATTATCATTCAGCGACAAAGATCTGGAGAACCCTCGGGGTGCCCATAATGATGCTTTAATCATCTCAGCCACGATCTCCAATTTTTGGGTAAAGAAAATTCTAGTGGATTCAGGAAGTTCGGCcgacataatttttcatgatgCATTCGTCAAGTTGGGTATTAGTAATGCACAGTTAACTCCAGTCAACACTCCACTAGTCGGATTTTCTGGAGAAATAGTTGAAGCTTTGGGCGAAGTAACGTTTTCTCTTTCCTTGGGTTCTTACCCCAAACGGTCTACTAAGATGGTGAAATTCCTTGTAGTAAAATCTTCATCTGCATACAATGTGATATTGGGAAGACCAAGTCTCAATATATTCCAAGCCATTGGATCGACCTATCATATGAAGCTGAAGTTTTCGACTCCAGGAGGAGTAGGAGAAGCCATTGGTGACCATCGTCTAGCCAGAGAGTGTCATGCGGTGACCCTACGAGGTTCATCAGGAAAGCGTAAAAGACAAGTTTCTAGTGAGGTAAGAGCACCGAAACCTGGAAAATTTTTGCGTGAAAACGAGATACATTTGGTGGATGAGGAAGCCGAGAGCAAAGAAAGAATAACAGCAACCAAAACTCTAAAACACGTGGAAATCGTTCCAAATGATCCCAAGAAAACACTAAAAATGGGGACCGAATTACCTCCTGAATTGGAAGAAAAGTTGAAAATTTTTCTCGGTCGCAACTTGGACGTGTTTGCCTGGGGTGATGAGCCTCTACCCGGAATACCTCATGAATATGCGCTCCATCACCTCCGTGTTGATCCGAAAATGAGACCAgtgaagcaaaagaaaagagcaTTCGGCCCAGAAAAAAATCGACATATAGTCGCTGAAGTGGAAAAACTTTTAGCGGCAAAATACATCAGGCCAGTTTCATACCCAGATGGGCTTGCAAATTTTGTCTTAGTACCAAAACCTGGAGGAAAATGGCTTTTATGCATAGATTTCACTGATCTCAACAAAGCATGCCCCAAAGATCCGTTTCCACTCCCACGAATTGAATTATTAGTTGATTCGACAGCAGGATGCGAGTTGCTCACTTTTCTTGATTCATATCAAGGATACAATTAG